From the genome of Niabella agricola, one region includes:
- a CDS encoding putative peptidoglycan-binding domain-containing protein, with amino-acid sequence MRLIFSMVVALLLACKSGGNSSGSNEVLRDTIFLPSDPIHDTIYLMDIKKSDSLKRVNDALAHRLLATELTLNQARYYVKITIKNPSQTKFLKGWLRRVLDL; translated from the coding sequence ATGAGATTAATATTTTCTATGGTCGTGGCTTTACTACTGGCATGTAAGTCGGGCGGCAATAGTTCTGGGTCAAACGAGGTATTACGTGATACTATTTTTCTGCCTTCTGATCCGATACATGATACTATCTATTTGATGGATATCAAGAAATCAGATAGCCTTAAACGCGTTAATGATGCGCTGGCGCATCGCCTGTTAGCCACTGAACTTACTTTAAACCAGGCTCGGTACTATGTTAAGATTACCATTAAAAACCCAAGCCAAACGAAGTTTTTGAAAGGTTGGTTGCGCCGGGTATTGGATTTATAA
- a CDS encoding metallophosphoesterase, whose product MTKVDVAREYRSVYGDMPTAKLARIVYKENKLTFDSPENARDALRRIEGKKGKVNGVKVTHCAPNRPTNPYNLPESFQEKREPFVLPAACNNILLISDLHIPYHDIGAITVALDYGKTEKINTIFINGDLIDNHQVSRYEKDPRKRSVKQEFDAAKAFLVSLRKAFPKASIYWLKGNHCLRWEKFLYTKVREIWDDDYFKLEERLRLSEQRVTILDDKTLVKAGKLSITHGHHIFKGIFSPVSPARGAYMKAKQSVIVGHLHRASHHPEVDLDGNIVSCWSTGCLCELRPDYSPLVSNSQHGFAHIKIDKAGKYHVKNYQIINGQIY is encoded by the coding sequence ATGACAAAAGTGGATGTAGCAAGGGAGTACAGGAGCGTGTATGGTGATATGCCAACAGCAAAACTTGCCCGAATTGTGTATAAGGAGAATAAACTGACTTTCGATAGTCCGGAGAATGCCCGTGACGCATTGCGGAGAATTGAAGGCAAGAAAGGCAAGGTGAATGGCGTAAAGGTCACACATTGCGCTCCCAATAGGCCAACAAACCCATATAACCTGCCAGAATCATTCCAGGAAAAGCGGGAGCCATTTGTATTGCCTGCTGCCTGCAATAACATCCTGTTGATTTCAGATCTACATATACCATATCACGACATTGGCGCGATTACCGTTGCACTAGATTATGGCAAGACAGAGAAGATCAACACTATATTCATTAATGGAGATCTTATAGATAATCACCAGGTTTCCAGGTATGAAAAGGATCCGCGTAAACGGAGTGTAAAACAGGAATTTGATGCAGCTAAAGCTTTTTTAGTGTCACTCAGGAAGGCCTTTCCCAAGGCTTCAATATATTGGCTGAAAGGAAATCATTGTTTGCGCTGGGAGAAATTTTTATATACAAAGGTTCGGGAGATCTGGGATGACGATTATTTCAAACTGGAGGAACGATTGCGGTTGAGTGAACAAAGGGTAACAATACTCGATGATAAAACCCTGGTGAAGGCTGGTAAACTATCTATAACCCATGGCCACCACATTTTTAAAGGCATTTTTTCTCCTGTTTCACCGGCTCGTGGGGCGTACATGAAAGCAAAACAGAGTGTCATTGTAGGACATTTACATCGGGCATCGCACCATCCGGAAGTGGATTTGGATGGTAATATTGTCAGTTGCTGGTCAACGGGCTGCCTGTGCGAGTTGAGGCCTGATTACAGCCCTTTGGTTAGTAACAGTCAACACGGTTTTGCCCACATTAAAATAGACAAAGCCGGAAAGTATCATGTAAAGAATTACCAGATCATAAATGGACAGATTTACTAA
- a CDS encoding glycosyl hydrolase 108 family protein translates to MADFKSAYRKSRKWEGGWVNEPGDRGGETYCGVARNFFPHWPGWAIVDRHKPLRKQQVIKDATLEGHLETFYKTKFWDPLRGDEIYSQAVAERYFDFGLTSGPAASVKMMQRSLGLPENGIMSPSLMKLINDPTKQLLK, encoded by the coding sequence ATGGCGGATTTCAAGTCAGCATATAGAAAAAGTAGGAAGTGGGAAGGGGGATGGGTTAATGAGCCGGGAGACCGTGGAGGGGAGACTTATTGCGGTGTGGCCCGTAACTTTTTTCCGCATTGGCCGGGATGGGCAATAGTGGACAGGCATAAGCCATTACGCAAACAGCAGGTGATAAAGGACGCCACACTGGAGGGGCATCTTGAGACGTTTTATAAAACGAAATTCTGGGATCCACTGAGGGGTGACGAGATATACAGTCAGGCTGTTGCGGAAAGGTATTTCGACTTCGGATTAACATCCGGACCTGCGGCTAGTGTTAAGATGATGCAGCGGTCACTTGGTCTGCCTGAAAATGGCATAATGTCACCTAGCCTTATGAAATTGATTAACGATCCCACAAAACAATTATTGAAATGA
- a CDS encoding discoidin domain-containing protein: MINGTTTGSAFFAVELEAWSAATDRALHIVPTTNASVVQGSLQNLTDGLYQDEGSWVVIQPPSGPPVYFIVDLGAVFTDIDEIKVWLYQHTAPIVWKNVKTEVSTDNANWTVVSEAVDVPGSKTVPLIAPVPDVILSGDYVIKNKSGGTVAIVSPTGTQTREAMGTNVVDMEFTLHSPVEFKKGDWCTVYGEKYFVNILPTVKKDTSSTRYQYTMQLEHESYLLKNRIFSAPDSANALKVKQFSMTGNLGAFLNLVVQNANVLSSGWTSGVAEVSEAKTLQFNGEDILQVLTRLADEFGTEYWIENKTIHLAKRQGSSGITLEYGKGKGLLSLTKNNKDNTSVYTRLYAEGGTRNVRSDYGHQRIQLPSGTGGYVEDAGKIAQYGIIEKYEAFEDIYPMRVGTISAVDTDPTIFFDAALDFDINAQAAPGIDVKIAFQTGALAGLEFTINSYDHATRKIKINTNDDNGIALPNTTLKPAVGDKYIVLDIIMPLSYETDAENRLLAAATDRYGKISDEEYNGRFLGDCDRIHFKKNSLELTLGYTVNIKSVPLGVDTDKRVSVIKRDLRDPWKYPEVEFTDKIELSAISKGYAASQRVNNVLAIVAGTGGGAGGGSSDFLSQLSGAAGYLYISNVKAKAGFADVAQEAIHAYTADTAAASDLARSVQSLDYSPGFTGAGHKLEGGTLEVDYVKVRKALEAYTLLIREITGAGGSVAITDVGKILSVTGSGPYVCEFDTDGGTIFNPFQLNDIVRCQVWDSSKAKYYQAVVSAVTGSSFTLSIIEGAGVPEAGDKLFHFGNTSNTARQSLIYLTNSDTGAPYMKFLDGINSTNLAGKEIIHIGKLDGLTSPVWGPLSGSGGWMKNLYLENAHISGSINVTGGNAATKGYVDGIIDGSPGIRYIRDWCLNGSSAHWVEIKALLADNGNVALGKPAVPSMPASTSPGHSPFTVVTDGLVDSNHSAILTSSPQNCQVDLGAIYDVKSVIVWHYWIDGRVYTNTKTEVSADGINWVTIFDSAVSGTYNESSTGHVMTVPPVIGTGIRGQIETANAAIALLSNDNKLTPDEKQQLKIPYGKIVNEVEDRKTLAASLGVSSVDYNAKWLVLQGYVGPLLTDLSTTSDVDGTLMRQYFSDYYIQLSLLDKAIQAKQKQNTDTAQSAASAAQAVANQAGLDVAAANAAIADMANDNKLTPDEKQVLKQEYDKITSEKTAISSQANAVGLSSSDQAPYNNSFNTLTGYINSNGLLTDLTTTSTVNGATLRSYFTNYNAEKYWILNSISVKLRDTAAAADTKATNANSAIVDLANDDKLTPVEKQKLKQDYDAIVAEFQPLTSQANNLGVSYSTYQTAYNNFTSYVTSNNLLTDLTTTSPVSGSTLANRMVTYNTEKYWLMSSIAAKQKDNTSGVATGLNNSLNSLLDMNPGEAIDWAKLGNTTTIGGYIKTVLLDVIWLKAQIITATNIEAVNATLKRIRTATTGRRVEILDTTNNVSIYDESNNKALEMAYNAAISDYYFYIDINANITADKFQGTNRTQNWSQYNSGSYDSRTGAEADFTNGFPRGYDWRKRQFVSGSTYRYWFRFMTHGFRVGDPDGDIEVAMGGDLPNTTAYDKGIITGNLTVMGKMKTSILDHRGASYNIGFGHVNVIWGNFTLPMASSGGLYTAARLNQVYEGTQVVLCNKSGSAVTINTDPSGSWIENRTGTLVSSFTLNSGQTGWFQFLRRAQDGILCWSVIMVN; this comes from the coding sequence GTGATTAATGGGACAACCACTGGTTCGGCTTTTTTTGCAGTAGAATTGGAGGCGTGGTCTGCAGCAACAGACAGAGCGTTGCATATTGTACCTACCACCAATGCTTCAGTTGTCCAGGGTTCGCTTCAGAACCTTACCGACGGCCTCTATCAGGATGAGGGATCTTGGGTCGTTATACAGCCGCCTTCTGGTCCTCCTGTCTATTTTATCGTGGATCTCGGTGCTGTTTTTACCGATATAGATGAAATAAAGGTGTGGCTGTACCAACATACGGCGCCGATTGTATGGAAGAACGTAAAGACCGAAGTGTCTACTGATAATGCAAACTGGACCGTAGTCTCCGAGGCGGTAGATGTTCCTGGCTCAAAAACAGTTCCGTTAATAGCTCCTGTTCCGGATGTAATCCTTTCGGGGGATTATGTTATTAAAAATAAATCCGGTGGTACCGTTGCAATAGTAAGCCCCACTGGTACGCAAACGCGCGAGGCGATGGGTACGAACGTTGTGGATATGGAGTTCACCCTCCACTCACCTGTTGAGTTTAAAAAAGGCGATTGGTGCACAGTTTATGGGGAGAAGTATTTCGTCAACATCCTACCAACAGTCAAGAAGGACACTTCCAGCACCCGTTACCAGTACACTATGCAGCTGGAGCACGAATCGTACCTACTTAAAAATCGCATCTTTTCGGCTCCGGACTCGGCAAATGCCTTAAAGGTTAAGCAGTTCAGTATGACTGGTAACCTGGGTGCTTTTCTGAATCTCGTGGTGCAGAACGCGAATGTGCTTTCATCCGGATGGACTTCAGGCGTGGCCGAGGTGAGCGAAGCCAAAACATTGCAGTTTAACGGTGAAGATATACTCCAGGTCCTTACCCGGTTGGCGGACGAGTTTGGTACCGAATATTGGATAGAAAACAAAACTATACACCTGGCCAAGCGGCAGGGCAGCTCAGGTATCACCCTGGAATATGGAAAAGGTAAAGGCCTGCTGTCTCTCACAAAGAACAACAAGGATAACACGTCAGTTTACACGCGCCTGTATGCAGAAGGCGGAACACGAAACGTTCGAAGCGACTACGGTCACCAGCGCATACAATTGCCTTCAGGCACCGGTGGATACGTGGAGGATGCCGGAAAAATAGCGCAGTACGGTATAATAGAAAAATATGAAGCGTTTGAGGATATCTACCCGATGCGTGTCGGTACGATTTCGGCCGTGGATACCGATCCTACAATATTTTTCGATGCTGCGCTGGATTTTGATATCAATGCGCAGGCGGCTCCCGGCATCGATGTTAAAATAGCGTTTCAAACAGGGGCACTGGCCGGGTTGGAATTCACTATCAATAGTTACGACCATGCTACGCGAAAAATAAAGATCAACACAAACGACGACAACGGCATAGCGTTGCCGAATACTACGCTTAAGCCGGCTGTGGGCGATAAATACATCGTGCTCGATATTATCATGCCATTATCGTACGAAACGGACGCAGAGAATAGACTACTTGCTGCTGCTACCGACCGGTATGGGAAAATAAGCGACGAAGAGTACAACGGGAGATTTCTCGGCGATTGCGACCGTATCCATTTTAAAAAGAATTCGCTGGAACTTACCCTGGGGTATACGGTTAATATTAAAAGCGTACCCCTCGGCGTCGATACGGATAAGCGGGTTTCGGTGATAAAACGAGACCTGCGTGATCCCTGGAAATATCCTGAAGTTGAATTTACCGATAAGATTGAACTTTCGGCTATTTCAAAAGGGTATGCGGCTTCTCAACGTGTAAACAATGTGCTGGCAATTGTTGCCGGTACTGGCGGTGGAGCAGGGGGCGGGTCTTCGGATTTTCTTTCCCAACTTTCCGGAGCAGCCGGTTACCTGTACATCTCGAATGTAAAGGCCAAAGCAGGCTTCGCCGATGTTGCGCAGGAAGCGATTCATGCATATACTGCTGATACGGCTGCGGCCTCGGACCTGGCACGGAGCGTTCAGAGCCTCGACTATTCGCCCGGATTTACCGGTGCTGGTCATAAACTGGAGGGCGGAACGTTAGAGGTGGACTATGTTAAAGTGAGGAAGGCACTGGAGGCTTACACGCTTTTAATCCGGGAAATTACCGGAGCTGGTGGCTCTGTGGCCATTACCGATGTGGGAAAGATTCTTTCAGTAACCGGTAGCGGGCCGTACGTATGTGAATTCGATACAGATGGCGGAACTATTTTCAACCCCTTCCAGCTAAACGACATTGTCCGCTGCCAGGTGTGGGATAGCTCAAAGGCAAAGTATTATCAGGCGGTTGTTTCTGCCGTAACTGGTAGCTCGTTCACCCTGTCGATTATAGAAGGAGCCGGCGTACCGGAGGCTGGGGATAAGCTTTTCCATTTTGGAAACACCTCCAACACTGCCCGCCAGTCTCTTATCTATCTGACCAACAGCGACACCGGGGCGCCGTATATGAAATTCCTGGACGGTATAAATAGCACAAATCTTGCCGGGAAAGAAATCATACACATCGGGAAGCTGGACGGCCTTACAAGCCCGGTGTGGGGTCCGTTGTCGGGGTCCGGAGGTTGGATGAAAAACCTATACCTAGAGAATGCTCATATTTCGGGATCAATAAATGTTACAGGTGGAAATGCGGCTACCAAGGGGTATGTTGATGGGATTATAGACGGCTCTCCGGGGATCAGATATATACGCGACTGGTGCCTAAATGGATCATCCGCGCATTGGGTTGAGATTAAAGCACTGTTAGCAGACAATGGTAATGTGGCCTTAGGTAAGCCGGCCGTTCCATCTATGCCGGCTTCTACCAGTCCCGGTCACAGTCCGTTTACTGTAGTAACCGATGGCTTAGTCGATAGCAATCACTCGGCAATTTTAACGTCATCACCTCAAAATTGCCAGGTCGACCTGGGGGCTATATATGATGTCAAATCGGTAATTGTTTGGCACTATTGGATTGACGGAAGAGTGTACACCAACACAAAGACAGAAGTTTCAGCAGACGGAATTAACTGGGTGACCATATTCGATTCTGCGGTTTCCGGAACTTATAACGAGTCAAGTACAGGCCATGTGATGACTGTTCCTCCGGTGATAGGTACGGGTATCCGAGGGCAAATAGAAACAGCAAATGCAGCTATCGCCCTCTTATCTAACGACAATAAGTTGACGCCGGATGAAAAGCAGCAATTAAAAATACCCTATGGCAAAATAGTAAACGAGGTTGAAGACAGAAAGACGCTTGCTGCTTCATTAGGAGTTAGTAGTGTTGATTATAATGCAAAATGGTTAGTCCTACAAGGCTATGTAGGACCACTGCTGACCGATTTATCGACGACCAGTGATGTAGACGGAACTCTAATGCGTCAGTATTTCAGCGATTACTACATCCAGCTTTCCCTATTAGATAAAGCAATACAGGCGAAACAAAAGCAGAACACAGACACCGCTCAATCTGCTGCCAGCGCTGCCCAGGCAGTAGCCAATCAGGCCGGGTTGGATGTAGCGGCTGCAAATGCGGCTATCGCTGATATGGCCAATGATAACAAGCTGACCCCGGATGAAAAGCAGGTCCTGAAGCAGGAATATGACAAGATTACCAGCGAAAAGACTGCGATCTCGTCCCAGGCTAATGCCGTTGGACTATCTTCCTCTGATCAGGCCCCGTACAATAATTCATTTAATACGCTTACTGGCTATATCAACAGCAACGGCTTACTTACGGATCTTACAACCACATCAACCGTTAACGGAGCCACTCTTCGGAGTTACTTCACAAACTACAACGCAGAGAAGTACTGGATACTTAACTCGATATCGGTTAAGCTACGGGACACTGCAGCGGCCGCGGATACCAAAGCGACCAACGCAAACAGCGCGATCGTTGACCTTGCCAATGATGATAAATTAACACCGGTTGAAAAGCAAAAGTTGAAACAGGATTACGACGCAATAGTTGCCGAGTTTCAGCCGTTAACCAGCCAGGCTAATAATCTGGGCGTCTCATACTCGACATACCAAACAGCCTACAACAATTTCACCAGCTACGTTACCTCCAACAATCTACTGACTGACCTTACTACAACATCGCCGGTATCTGGAAGCACGCTTGCAAACAGAATGGTGACATATAACACAGAGAAGTATTGGCTGATGTCCAGCATTGCGGCCAAACAAAAAGATAATACCTCTGGTGTCGCTACAGGTCTCAACAATTCTCTGAATTCGCTTTTGGACATGAACCCGGGGGAGGCTATCGACTGGGCCAAACTGGGAAACACAACGACGATTGGAGGGTACATTAAAACCGTCCTTCTGGATGTGATTTGGTTGAAAGCACAGATCATAACGGCGACCAATATAGAGGCCGTCAACGCTACGTTGAAGCGGATTAGAACCGCGACAACCGGTCGTCGGGTGGAAATCCTGGACACTACTAATAATGTCTCTATATATGATGAAAGTAACAATAAGGCATTGGAAATGGCCTACAATGCGGCTATTTCGGATTATTATTTCTATATAGATATTAACGCTAACATTACAGCCGATAAATTCCAGGGCACCAACCGGACGCAAAACTGGTCGCAATATAATTCCGGAAGCTATGACAGTCGTACCGGCGCCGAAGCCGATTTCACGAACGGGTTTCCAAGGGGGTACGATTGGAGGAAGAGGCAGTTTGTTTCCGGCAGTACATACCGGTATTGGTTCCGATTTATGACACATGGCTTCCGGGTGGGAGACCCGGACGGTGATATCGAGGTGGCAATGGGGGGTGACCTTCCGAATACTACAGCCTATGATAAAGGGATCATTACTGGTAATTTGACGGTGATGGGAAAAATGAAGACATCGATCCTTGACCACCGAGGGGCGAGCTACAATATTGGTTTTGGACATGTAAATGTGATATGGGGGAACTTCACACTTCCGATGGCGTCTTCTGGAGGGTTGTATACCGCAGCCCGTCTCAACCAGGTGTATGAGGGCACCCAAGTGGTGCTATGTAACAAGTCCGGAAGTGCCGTAACGATCAATACTGACCCGTCGGGTAGCTGGATTGAAAACAGAACCGGTACGTTGGTTTCATCGTTTACCCTCAATTCCGGGCAAACCGGGTGGTTTCAATTCTTGCGTCGGGCGCAGGATGGAATACTGTGCTGGTCTGTAATCATGGTAAACTAA